Proteins from one Dama dama isolate Ldn47 chromosome 12, ASM3311817v1, whole genome shotgun sequence genomic window:
- the LOC133067332 gene encoding olfactory receptor 5AU1 — MEGANLSRGTEFELLGLTRDPWLQKLLFVVFLGMYAITLLGNLVMFLLIHVSATLHTPMYSLLKSLSFLDFCYSSTVVPQTLVNFLAKRKVITYLGCMVQMFFYAGFATSECYLIAAMAYDRYAAVCNPLLYPIAMSPTVCASLIVGSYGAGFLNSLIHTSCIFSLKFCGTHVVTHFFCDGPPILSLSCVDTSLCEILLFIFAGFNLLSCTLTILVSYLLILITILRMNSARGRFKAFSTCASHFTAVCLFYGTTLFMYLRPRSSYSLAQDRTVAVIYTVVIPLLNPLIYSLRNKDVKEALRKVWERKIME; from the coding sequence atGGAAGGGGCCAACCTGAGCCGAGGGACTGAGTTTGAGCTTTTGGGGCTCACCAGGGACCCCTGGCTCCAGAAGCTGCTCTTCGTGGTGTTCCTGGGCATGTACGCTATCACACTGCTGGGGAATCTAGTCATGTTTCTTCTGATCCATGTAAGTGCCACGCTGCACACACCCATGTACTCCCTCCTGAAGAGCCTCTCCTTCTTGGATTTCTGCTACTCCTCCACGGTTGTCCCCCAGACTCTGGTGAACTTCTTGGCCAAGAGGAAGGTGATCACCTATCTAGGCTGCATGGTTCAGATGTTTTTCTATGCGGGTTTTGCCACCAGTGAATGTTATCTCATTGCtgccatggcctatgaccgctatgcgGCTGTTTGTAACCCCCTGCTCTACCCAATTGCCATGTCTCCTACGGTCTGTGCATCTCTGATTGTGGGATCCTATGGTGCGGGATTTCTTAATTCTCTGATCCACACAAGCTGTATCTTTAGTCTGAAATTCTGTGGTACTCACGTGGTCACTCACTTCTTCTGTGATGGACCACCCATCCTGTCTCTGTCTTGTGTGGACACCTCACTGTGTGAAATCTTGCTCTTCATTTTTGCTGGTTTCAACCTTTTGAGCTGTACCCTCACCATCTTGGTCTCCTACCTCTTAATTCTCATCACCATCCTGAGAATGAACTCAGCCCGGGGCAGGTTCAAGGCCTTTTCCACCTGTGCTTCCCACTTCACTGCTGTGTGCCTCTTCTATGGCACAACACTTTTCATGTACCTGCGCCCCAGGTCCAGCTACTCCCTGGCCCAAGACCGCACAgttgctgtgatctacacagtggTGATCCCACTGCTCAATCCCCTTATCTACTCTTTGAGAAACAAGGATGTGAAAGAAGCTTTAAGAAAagtttgggaaagaaaaataatggaatGA